In Turicibacter sanguinis, a genomic segment contains:
- a CDS encoding NAD(P)-dependent oxidoreductase, which translates to MILIINNDKRMNYLTGFIRESGLDLVEYHPESLSFDFNILKQTRYFILPFGGISASGKIANTNLRLSEEVLLSLPEDCTILTPIKYPKLVELLQVVPRKCEVIFDYDEVAIYNSIPTAEGVIFNIIKNTEITIHQAEILVIGAGRTGQTIARDLKALGAHVTVTFRKKKDEARLFEMGLTPIHIDLMVEDLQHYDVIVNTVPAMVLDEEALNYVPKDCYIIDVSSKPGGVDFDYAKQIGIQAELAGSLPSIVAPKTAAYYLFRFLTNYIATADKKGR; encoded by the coding sequence ATGATTTTAATTATTAATAATGATAAGCGAATGAATTACTTAACTGGTTTTATTCGAGAAAGTGGACTTGATTTAGTTGAGTATCATCCGGAATCATTGAGTTTTGATTTTAATATTTTAAAGCAAACTCGTTATTTTATTTTGCCGTTTGGAGGAATTAGTGCAAGTGGGAAAATTGCAAATACCAATTTGCGATTAAGTGAAGAAGTGCTCTTGAGTTTACCCGAAGATTGTACCATTTTAACCCCAATTAAATACCCGAAATTAGTTGAATTGCTTCAAGTTGTCCCTAGAAAATGTGAAGTAATTTTTGACTATGATGAAGTGGCTATTTATAATTCTATTCCAACAGCAGAAGGCGTTATTTTTAATATTATTAAAAACACAGAAATAACGATTCATCAAGCTGAAATATTAGTGATTGGGGCAGGTAGAACAGGTCAAACCATTGCCAGAGATTTGAAAGCGTTAGGTGCGCATGTCACCGTGACCTTTAGAAAGAAAAAAGACGAGGCGAGATTGTTTGAAATGGGATTAACGCCTATTCATATTGATTTAATGGTTGAAGATTTGCAACATTATGATGTGATTGTAAATACTGTTCCAGCTATGGTGTTAGATGAAGAAGCTTTAAATTATGTTCCAAAAGATTGCTATATTATTGATGTAAGTAGTAAACCAGGTGGAGTCGACTTTGATTATGCAAAACAAATCGGAATACAGGCAGAATTGGCTGGATCGCTTCCAAGTATTGTTGCTCCTAAAACAGCAGCTTATTATCTTTTCCGCTTTTTAACCAATTATATTGCGACTGCTGATAAAAAGGGGAGATAA
- a CDS encoding bifunctional riboflavin kinase/FAD synthetase, translating into MKVLNLNQTSFNSEEGLSVALGYFDGLHIGHQLVIKEAIEYAKKNGLKSAVMTFSPNPNVILKKLSSEHLITPPTEKVRLLTELGVDYLMILTFNEELASLRAIDFIERYLVKMKVEHVSTGFDFRFGKKGEGSVELLRQYPEKFSLNVTDKKEIEGEKIGATEIKSYLAVGNIEKANEMLGRPYTLCGTVISGQQKGRQIGFPTANVATTEAYIIPKNGVYAVRVWVKGQSYAGMCNIGHNPTFNFIDNVSVEVHILDFNQDIYGQEMKVEFYHRLRDEERFSSIEALMTQLNHDRKTVRGYFK; encoded by the coding sequence ATGAAAGTTTTGAATTTAAATCAAACATCCTTTAATTCAGAAGAGGGATTAAGTGTAGCCTTAGGGTATTTTGATGGTTTACATATTGGGCATCAACTAGTGATTAAAGAAGCGATTGAATATGCTAAAAAAAATGGATTAAAAAGTGCTGTGATGACCTTTTCACCTAATCCAAATGTGATCTTGAAAAAATTAAGTTCTGAACACTTGATAACCCCACCAACTGAAAAAGTTCGTTTATTAACGGAACTTGGAGTTGATTATTTAATGATTTTAACTTTTAATGAAGAGTTGGCATCACTTAGAGCGATAGATTTTATTGAACGTTATTTAGTTAAGATGAAGGTAGAGCACGTTTCGACCGGCTTTGATTTTCGATTTGGAAAGAAGGGAGAAGGTTCAGTGGAGTTACTTCGACAATACCCAGAAAAATTCAGCTTAAATGTAACGGATAAAAAAGAAATTGAAGGAGAAAAAATCGGAGCAACTGAAATCAAGTCTTACTTAGCTGTTGGAAATATTGAAAAAGCAAATGAAATGCTTGGAAGACCGTATACGCTTTGTGGAACAGTGATTAGTGGACAACAAAAGGGAAGACAAATTGGTTTCCCAACTGCAAATGTCGCAACGACTGAAGCCTATATTATTCCTAAAAATGGAGTTTATGCCGTTAGAGTTTGGGTGAAGGGGCAATCTTATGCTGGAATGTGTAATATCGGCCATAATCCAACGTTTAATTTTATCGATAATGTGTCGGTTGAAGTTCATATTTTAGATTTTAATCAAGATATTTATGGTCAAGAAATGAAGGTTGAATTTTATCATCGTCTTCGTGATGAAGAACGTTTTTCTTCCATTGAAGCCTTGATGACACAGTTAAATCATGATCGTAAAACGGTCAGAGGATATTTCAAATAG
- a CDS encoding polysaccharide deacetylase family protein, with product MKQNIVTLLAIVGYVSIVISLNFFQKSSPVANMNDEISIQLMDYMQNHRQDPVEPRKDSVFKFVPGLMGAEIDYELSYNNMLLNGSFDESLLMCKSIPYQNSPEDFRNEPIYKGNEEGNYVSLLINVAWGEEELDKMITILDRLGVKANFFVEGRYAEKHKNQVSKLYTDGHLIGNHSYSHPSKWGGYTYEQYVEEITKTNDVLSSIINEPIVYFAPPGGEFNDRTLKAAADQSMYTILWTADTIDWMGGSADQMINRVMSKVEPGTLILMHPKPETVIALEPMINQLKEKGYQFKTVDEMVAGTRPECTK from the coding sequence ATGAAACAAAATATCGTAACCTTACTCGCCATCGTAGGGTATGTTAGCATTGTGATTAGTTTGAATTTTTTTCAAAAATCATCCCCCGTTGCCAATATGAATGATGAAATTTCCATTCAATTGATGGATTACATGCAAAATCACCGTCAAGATCCGGTTGAACCACGAAAAGATTCTGTGTTTAAATTTGTTCCGGGATTGATGGGAGCAGAGATAGATTATGAATTATCTTATAATAATATGTTATTAAATGGAAGTTTTGATGAATCTTTACTAATGTGTAAAAGTATCCCTTATCAAAATAGTCCAGAAGATTTTAGAAATGAACCCATTTACAAAGGAAATGAAGAAGGAAATTATGTTTCTTTATTAATAAATGTAGCTTGGGGTGAAGAGGAACTAGATAAAATGATTACGATTTTGGATCGACTAGGGGTAAAAGCAAACTTCTTTGTTGAAGGTCGTTATGCTGAAAAACATAAAAATCAGGTTTCTAAATTATATACAGATGGACATTTAATTGGAAATCATTCGTATTCTCATCCCTCAAAATGGGGAGGATATACATATGAGCAATATGTAGAAGAAATCACGAAAACGAATGACGTGTTATCATCAATTATCAATGAACCAATTGTTTATTTTGCCCCTCCTGGTGGTGAGTTTAATGATCGAACCCTAAAGGCTGCAGCGGATCAATCGATGTATACTATTCTTTGGACAGCAGATACCATTGATTGGATGGGAGGAAGTGCTGATCAAATGATTAATCGTGTGATGAGTAAGGTTGAACCTGGGACCTTAATCTTAATGCATCCTAAACCTGAAACGGTCATTGCTTTAGAGCCAATGATTAATCAGTTAAAAGAAAAAGGGTATCAATTTAAAACAGTTGATGAAATGGTAGCGGGAACTCGTCCAGAATGTACAAAATAA
- a CDS encoding aspartate-semialdehyde dehydrogenase: MNRYGYSVAIVGASGEVGKSMVETLERYPIPVTSLKLLASSRSAGKSMVFKGQPLIIEELTENSFDGIDLAFFSAGGSVSEKFAPIAVSKGAVVIDNTSAFRMHQDIPLVVPEVNADVLTHEMKLIANPNCSTIQLVVALKPLMDVYGIESVNVATYQAISGAGAKALYEYNQELEQDDYVPQILPTRSDKVHYQMAHNVIPQIDVFMENGYTKEEIKMINETRKILSDSSLKVNATCARVPVRYGHSVCATVKLKGPVQNRQEIMDLFKNSSDVVLYDEIESQKYPMAYYLAHHDDVYVGRIRKDLFEDDVIHLWIVADNILKGAALNSVQIAYYMHRHGLLGD, translated from the coding sequence ATGAACCGATACGGATATTCGGTTGCGATTGTAGGCGCAAGTGGTGAAGTTGGAAAAAGTATGGTTGAAACATTAGAACGTTATCCTATTCCGGTGACTTCATTAAAGTTATTGGCATCAAGCCGTTCGGCTGGGAAAAGCATGGTATTTAAAGGGCAACCCCTCATCATTGAAGAATTGACGGAAAATTCTTTCGATGGAATCGATCTTGCTTTTTTTAGTGCTGGAGGAAGTGTGTCAGAAAAATTTGCACCGATTGCGGTTTCTAAAGGTGCTGTCGTCATTGATAATACAAGTGCATTTAGAATGCATCAAGATATTCCACTCGTGGTTCCCGAGGTAAATGCAGACGTTTTAACTCATGAAATGAAGTTAATTGCTAATCCAAATTGTTCAACGATTCAATTAGTGGTTGCTTTAAAACCTTTAATGGATGTTTACGGCATTGAATCGGTCAATGTAGCAACTTATCAGGCGATTTCAGGTGCGGGAGCCAAAGCGTTATATGAATATAATCAAGAGTTGGAACAAGATGATTATGTTCCACAAATTTTACCGACCCGATCAGATAAAGTTCATTATCAAATGGCACACAATGTTATTCCCCAGATTGATGTGTTTATGGAGAATGGATACACCAAAGAAGAAATTAAGATGATTAATGAAACACGAAAAATTTTAAGCGATTCAAGTCTTAAGGTCAATGCAACGTGTGCTAGGGTTCCCGTGCGATATGGACATAGTGTTTGTGCGACTGTGAAGCTAAAAGGTCCCGTTCAAAATCGCCAAGAAATTATGGATTTATTCAAAAACTCATCGGATGTCGTCCTTTATGATGAGATTGAATCTCAAAAATATCCGATGGCTTATTATTTAGCGCATCACGATGATGTTTATGTAGGAAGAATACGGAAGGATTTATTTGAAGACGATGTGATTCATCTTTGGATTGTTGCGGATAACATTCTAAAAGGAGCAGCTCTAAATAGTGTTCAAATTGCTTATTATATGCATCGTCATGGATTGTTAGGTGATTGA
- the rpsO gene encoding 30S ribosomal protein S15: protein MAISKTEKQEIIKAYAVHEGDTGSPEVQIAVLTAEINRLNGHLKEHKHDHHSRRGLLRMVGKRRNLLTYLRNKDINRYASLIERLGLRR, encoded by the coding sequence ATGGCTATTTCTAAAACAGAAAAACAAGAAATCATCAAAGCTTATGCAGTACACGAAGGAGATACAGGTTCTCCAGAAGTACAAATCGCAGTTTTAACGGCTGAAATCAACCGTTTAAACGGACACTTAAAAGAGCACAAACATGACCACCATTCACGTCGTGGATTATTACGTATGGTTGGTAAACGTCGTAACTTATTAACTTACTTACGTAACAAAGACATCAACCGTTACGCTTCATTAATCGAGCGTTTAGGATTACGTCGATAA
- the pnp gene encoding polyribonucleotide nucleotidyltransferase, which translates to MSEKHVYSFELAGRPLSFEIGELAKQANASVLVRYGDTVVLSTCVASKEPKDIDFFPLTIGYEERLYAVGKVPGGFIKREGRPSEHAVLSGRLIDRPIRPLFPDGFRNDVQVINYVMSVDHDNSPAIAAMIGSSLSLSISDIPFEGPIAGVVVGRVDGKFIINPTVEELEKSDIDLTVAGTKDAINMVEAGAKEVPEEDMLEAIMFGHEMIKQIVAFQEQIVAEIGQPKMDLNLYEVDATINARVREMAEADMLAAIQVVEKHARQEAIDAVNARVLDVFESEEASDKELKQVKEVLNKIVKEEVRRLITDEKVRPDGRKIDEIRPLSSRVDLLPRTHGSALFTRGQTQALSVCTLGALNEHQMLDGLEVEETKRFMHHYNFPPFSVGETGRYGAPGRREIGHGALGERALKQVMPSEKDFPYTVRLVSEVLESNGSTSQASICASTMALMAAGVPIKAPVAGIAMGLVKKGENYTVLTDIQGMEDHLGDMDFKVAGTAKGVTALQMDIKIEGLNRQILEEALQQAKVGRMQILNHMLGTISETREELSAFAPKIKVITIKVDKIRDVIGPGGKQINEIIDKTGVKIDIEQDGTVYILHDNSQNINQAVAMIEDIVREVEVGKIYLGKVVRIEKFGAFVEIFPGQDGLVHISQLAEERVAKTEDVVAIGDEILVKVTEVDERGRVNLSRKEAMKEQAAEQA; encoded by the coding sequence ATGTCAGAGAAACACGTTTATTCGTTTGAACTGGCTGGTCGTCCCCTTTCATTTGAAATTGGGGAATTGGCAAAGCAAGCGAATGCTTCGGTTTTAGTACGCTATGGTGACACAGTTGTCTTATCAACTTGTGTTGCTTCAAAAGAACCTAAAGATATAGATTTTTTCCCATTAACAATTGGATATGAAGAGCGTCTTTATGCTGTTGGAAAAGTACCAGGTGGGTTTATTAAACGTGAAGGACGCCCAAGTGAGCATGCTGTTTTATCAGGACGTTTAATTGACCGTCCAATTCGTCCTTTATTCCCAGATGGATTCCGTAACGATGTCCAAGTGATTAACTATGTAATGAGTGTTGATCACGATAATTCGCCTGCCATTGCAGCGATGATTGGATCATCATTATCTTTATCAATTTCAGATATTCCATTTGAAGGACCGATTGCGGGAGTTGTTGTAGGTCGAGTAGATGGAAAATTTATTATTAATCCAACCGTAGAGGAATTAGAGAAGTCAGATATTGATTTAACGGTTGCTGGAACAAAAGATGCGATCAACATGGTTGAAGCTGGAGCAAAAGAAGTTCCAGAAGAAGATATGTTAGAGGCGATTATGTTTGGTCATGAGATGATTAAACAAATTGTTGCTTTCCAAGAGCAAATTGTGGCTGAAATTGGACAACCGAAAATGGATTTAAACCTATATGAAGTGGATGCGACGATTAATGCACGTGTTCGTGAAATGGCAGAAGCAGACATGCTAGCCGCGATTCAAGTCGTTGAAAAACATGCGCGCCAAGAAGCAATTGACGCCGTTAATGCACGTGTTTTAGACGTATTCGAATCAGAAGAAGCAAGTGACAAAGAATTAAAGCAAGTAAAAGAAGTTTTAAATAAAATTGTAAAAGAAGAAGTCCGTCGCTTAATTACTGATGAAAAAGTACGTCCAGATGGTCGTAAGATTGATGAAATTCGTCCATTATCTTCACGTGTTGATTTATTACCACGTACACATGGATCAGCGTTGTTTACACGTGGACAAACGCAAGCTTTATCAGTTTGTACATTAGGTGCCTTAAATGAGCATCAAATGTTAGATGGATTAGAAGTAGAAGAAACAAAACGTTTTATGCACCATTATAATTTCCCTCCATTCTCTGTAGGAGAGACAGGGCGTTACGGGGCACCAGGTCGTCGAGAGATTGGACATGGTGCCTTAGGAGAGCGCGCATTAAAACAAGTCATGCCTTCTGAAAAAGACTTCCCATATACAGTTCGTTTAGTATCAGAAGTCTTAGAATCAAATGGATCGACATCACAAGCTTCAATTTGTGCTTCCACAATGGCCTTAATGGCAGCTGGAGTTCCGATTAAAGCACCAGTTGCTGGGATTGCGATGGGATTAGTTAAAAAAGGTGAAAATTACACCGTTTTAACTGATATTCAAGGAATGGAAGATCATTTAGGAGATATGGACTTTAAAGTGGCTGGAACAGCTAAAGGGGTAACAGCTCTTCAAATGGATATTAAAATTGAAGGGTTAAATCGTCAAATTTTAGAAGAAGCCTTACAACAGGCAAAAGTTGGACGTATGCAAATTCTTAACCATATGTTAGGGACTATTTCTGAAACGCGTGAAGAACTATCTGCATTTGCACCAAAAATTAAAGTCATTACAATTAAAGTTGATAAAATCCGCGATGTCATCGGCCCTGGTGGAAAACAAATCAATGAAATTATTGATAAAACAGGTGTTAAAATTGATATTGAGCAAGATGGAACAGTTTACATCTTACATGACAACTCACAAAACATTAATCAAGCCGTTGCAATGATTGAAGATATTGTTCGTGAAGTTGAAGTCGGTAAAATTTATTTAGGTAAGGTGGTACGAATCGAAAAATTCGGTGCCTTTGTTGAAATTTTCCCAGGACAAGATGGATTAGTTCATATCTCTCAATTGGCTGAAGAACGTGTTGCTAAAACAGAAGATGTTGTAGCTATTGGTGATGAAATCTTAGTTAAAGTAACAGAAGTGGATGAGCGTGGTCGTGTTAACTTATCACGTAAAGAAGCAATGAAAGAACAAGCGGCAGAGCAAGCTTAA